The following coding sequences lie in one Alicyclobacillus curvatus genomic window:
- a CDS encoding ABC transporter permease subunit produces MSQLAIVWRKEMYEAWKNRRYIWLPLVFILIGVMEPVSTHFMPQILKMSGGLPPGTMIQIPTPSAASVFAKAEAQYSTLGLLVLVLAFMGSVSNERQHGVLELVMVKPVSYTAYVMAKWLAAGTLTFTALLLGDIASWYYTVQLIGRLALGPVLVSAVVYGLWLMLIVTLSMFFSIVFNSTSANAFISLVVAVILSVVAGVLKWQWSPGALPTHATDLVLQVDAKAGANTFSPSDMTFSIAVTAIIIVLLIVSSIGWFKRRTFA; encoded by the coding sequence ATGAGTCAATTGGCAATTGTTTGGCGGAAGGAAATGTATGAAGCGTGGAAGAACCGTCGATACATCTGGCTGCCGTTGGTGTTCATTCTCATCGGTGTGATGGAACCGGTCTCGACTCACTTTATGCCTCAAATCCTAAAAATGTCGGGTGGACTGCCACCAGGTACCATGATTCAGATTCCAACACCATCAGCAGCCAGCGTCTTTGCCAAGGCAGAGGCGCAATACAGCACCCTGGGCCTGTTGGTGCTCGTACTTGCCTTTATGGGCAGCGTCTCAAACGAGCGGCAGCACGGCGTACTCGAACTCGTGATGGTCAAACCCGTTTCTTATACGGCTTACGTAATGGCAAAGTGGCTCGCAGCAGGAACGCTCACCTTTACAGCACTCCTACTCGGTGACATCGCAAGTTGGTACTACACCGTGCAGTTGATTGGAAGGCTGGCACTGGGGCCGGTTCTCGTGTCTGCCGTGGTGTATGGCCTTTGGTTGATGTTGATTGTGACGTTGTCAATGTTCTTTAGCATCGTGTTCAACTCAACCAGTGCCAATGCCTTCATTAGTTTGGTGGTTGCGGTGATTTTGTCGGTTGTAGCGGGTGTCTTGAAATGGCAATGGAGCCCCGGTGCCCTGCCCACGCATGCGACTGACCTCGTCCTGCAAGTGGACGCAAAAGCGGGTGCAAATACCTTCAGTCCGTCGGATATGACCTTTAGCATTGCCGTCACAGCCATCATCATCGTTTTGCTCATCGTCTCTTCCATCGGGTGGTTCAAGCGGCGCACGTTCGCGTAG